A region of the Falco peregrinus isolate bFalPer1 chromosome 19, bFalPer1.pri, whole genome shotgun sequence genome:
CAGCGCACCCAGCTGACCAGGCATGGCAAGTAAGGCACAGCCAGACTGACCCAGTGCCAACACCCGTGGGGTGGCTGAGACTTTCTGGCAGCCTTTGGCACCTTGGGATTTCCTGCTGCCAAACAGGCTCTTCAACACCTCGCAAAAATTACTTAGAACAGCACAAAACATGAGAAGCTGCGGCAGACTGAGAAGTCTCCTCACTCTAAGCATCCGCTCAGAGCATCACGGATTCAAATCAAGTGCTTTTCCCTTCAACGCTGAATGCGCGGGGTTTTCTAACTGGATTACAGTGCACTCTGCAGTCAGCGCTAACCCCATTAGGGCCGTAATTAAGGGAGTTTCAAATggcctccttccttccttgtcCTTCCGTAACCCTCAATCAGTAattttcacagtaatttttgCTAGAAGCAAGCTTTTGAATGCTACGCTGTGACCGAAAGCCTGCCTCAAAAGTTCTCACCTCCTTCTACCACGACCACGTTGACATCTTTGTGTAAAACCACCACGCCTGTTAAGTACAGCTGGCCAGCGTTGGCTTcgattttgaatttttttgctgGATTGCTCAAGTTTCGGACCCTAAAGGATAGgataaaaaccaaacacaaatgtTTGTGGAAATTATAATCAAGCCATAAAAGCTCCCTACTCTGCCTCAACTGGGTCCAGtgtttcctcctccagctccgcGGGGGCTTTACCCACACCTCAAAATGACATCTGTTATCAGACTGCTGAAGCGGCTGTGTCTGTCCCTTCCCATTATTTCATTTAGAGCTTTAAAGTTTCCCAATTTCCAAACAGGGATGCACCAGGTCAGCTCTGACAGCTAGGAAACAGCTCTCGCCATTGGAAACTGCAGTCCCAGCTGAAACGCTCCAAACCCGACATGTGTTTTTAGTGCTGGACTGTAACTCTGTCCTTAACTTATCCTGTTAACGAACATGTCTTTTGGGACAGCGTTAATTGCTACAAGCCGGGATGCTTTAACGCTGGATGGAAACCTGATGAGTGGGGGCACAGTCCCGCTACTCAAGCCTGCTCCTCCCTACCAGCAGGTTTCTCTAGAGCATTTCTCTGGTGTATCTAGAAAGAGATGTACGGTGAGCGCTCTGCCCAGCCCTCACCTGTACACGGCTATGTGAACTCCCTGCGAAACgtcttctttcagctttttaacCTTCTTCGCTTTTCGCTGTTCTGCTGTGAGCTTTCTCGCAGCGTTCGCTTCCTCGTGAGCTCTGGATGCAAAGAAAGATGCAGCTATAAGCAAGACGCAGCGTTACAGCATCACAATGGatccctttccttcccagcacagaATACAGAccccaaagcagctgcaaaTCCTGCCCAGATCTCCGCTTGCACCTGCCTGGATTACAAGCAAGTGGGCTTTTTTAATCCAGTCACCCGTCCAAATCCATCCTCTGTCTCTCCATGAAAACATTCGTTAGTAACAACTGTGACCGTGACCATCATCCTCATTATGGTAGGAAACCCATTTAATATAGGGCATGAGGCCTCTCTCCAGTGGGAAGAGCTGCTCACGAAGACCCAGCGCCCCGCCGGCCTCAGGGGGGTCATTCAAGGCAGCTGAAACAGGCTACGAGAGCAACGCGCAGAAaatcacactgctgctgcttcgcTGCATCAGTTCAAGGATTTCGTTCTCTACAAATGCAGCACCAGCAATCAACCCATCCAAAAAACGACCCCCCAAAGTACGGTACAGCGTGCCACCTACTTCTGTCTCTTCGCCATCTGCGCTCTGACATGAGCTTCGACTTTTGTTGGGTCCTGAACAGCTTCCGTCCCCAGTACTCGCATCAAGTTTGAAATTCTTACTGCAGGGAAACAGGAGAGGAGCTGTGAGAGGCTCCTGTCGGATGCCGGTTTGCCAGGACGGTAAAGCACAGAAACGGCAGGCACACGTGCAGGCTCATAAACCACCTGTACGGGCAGGTGTCGGATCACAGCaacacacccacacacagatCCACGCCGTCCCGCCGAGGCTGGGCGGCCTGCGGCTTTCCCAGCCACGTCCACGCTTGGCCCGGGCCACTGGTTTGAGGGCCCACACTAGCCCGGAGCGCCGCTGGCAGCGGGCCCCCTGTAACCGGCATTTACCTTTGGGCTCTGGCGGCGGCATCAGGCCCAGCCTGACTTTCTCTTGCAGCTCCTTCTGCGCTTCTCTCCGAGTCTGTCGTCGtaatttcttctgctctttcttgGTTAAATAAACACCCAGGGTCACTGGTGTGTCACTGTccactgggaaaagaaatgagGCAAGAGAAACGTAAATCTGCTGttgaagaagcaagagaaaatacTGCCTGTGACCCTTactggaggtgggggggaacACCCCCACCACGCTCTGTGACCCCCACACTATCAACAAACCTGACCCCCACACCAAACGTGGAACCAGGCAAATGCGGtttgactgggtttttttattattatttattttactgaaaagttaAATGCTCTGTGGTTATTTTATGATCCTTCCTTGGGTCAAAACTAGGCTGCCGGCGAGGAGCCCGTGTCTGCACGGCCACCCAGCGAGCACAGAGCAGGCCATCGGTAGGTAAGCGAGCTACCCGTAACTACTACAGGTTTTACAAGTTTCCAAAATCAGGGCAGAGACCCTCCCTCCCGATTGTAGTTATCTTCACATTGCTTTCCAACTTGTCTTTGCACAATTCCTTCTCCTCACAGAGACATGAGACgctgggctgcagtgctgcagctgggggcttGCACACCCCACAAAGTGCTAACCCCTCAGAGTATTTTGTGTCTTAGTTCAACAGCAAAGTTGACCAAAACTGGGGCAGTACCTGGTGGGTTGAGCTGCGCTGGGTGCTCCACGAGGTTCGTGATCCCAAAGTACTCATCTTGCTTTGAAGACGTTCCACCTTTTCTAAAAGGGAAAGAGTTGGGCATCATTGCAAAACTCCCAGCCTGAATTCCTGTGTTCCCTTCAACAcaagccatgaaaaaaaataaaaaaaaataacgcTTCCCTTGGGCCAGCTGTGCTGGATACCAAATCCCTACCCAAATCACTGATCAGAGCTCGATGTGCTGAAGGAGACACGCAGCAACGTAGTATTAATGCGTAGGTGTCTCCTCCAGTGGAGCAGCCACCCACATTTCACGGTTAGGAGACAGGCTTCCCACAACTCTACTGGGAACAAGACTCGTAGAGAACACtcacacttgaaaaaaaccccaaaccacaccACCAACTCTGGGCCAGAAACAGCACTCTAACTCCAGGGCAGCCGTCGCCTCCAAGACCTTGGAGTCTTTGGGGGGAACACAGCCTCCAATGGGGAGAAGGGCAGCCACCGACCACCAAGACCTTGGGAGAAACGACCCCAAGAAAGGCCTTGGGAGCAaacctggtgctgctgggatCTCAGGGATGAGGGAGGTGGAATTCCACAGCTCAAGCCAATACACCTGGTCCAACCCAACACACCACCACGTGACCCTTAAGATGCTCCCAGTTTTCCTCCCGCGGCAGGAGGATCAAAACCCAGCAAGTAAACCACTTACAAGTCGAGGCCGTTAGGGATGATGTAGGAGTCCCACCACTCTATCTCTGGGATCTCCCCCTCTTTCAGCTCCTTCTTAGGGGTAATAAGAGCCAACTTGGTGGAAGTGTGTATCCCTGTCTTCCTGGCAGCCTGAGAGATCTCTGCCTGCAGTTTTTCTAGTTGAGCCTGAGAACAAGGAGAGGAAAACGGCACATAAAGGTCATTCCAGAACAGCACAACCTTCGGGAAAAGCACAATACATATGCACCTGCtgattgatttctttttttcttaaaacaatcTGAAGCagaccacagaaaaaaaccacacagcacAGGACGGCAGAGTGACAGACCTCCCAGAAATCCGGTCTTATTACTGAGCCTTCTAGGAGCATGGAACAATCCCAAAGGAGTATCTCCCTAGAGGCATCGTATCCCTGGACTTTTCTGTCTTAATGAAGCtcttctctccccctctccccaagACCTCGGGCATTTTACCAAGATTCCTTTAAACCTCCACTTCTAGAGTGATCAGTTCTGCAGAAAGAACGCTTAGGACCAATAATTATCTATTCTCTTTGGTAATTTTCAACCTCttgccaaaattaaaaaaaaataaaataaaaatttctgtctCTCATCAGGTAAGGATAGCTGTAAGAAAACTCATTCCACACACAAGTTCTAATTGGGATGCCTCCCTTTCCGACAAGAATGGTGTTGACAGAAAAGGTTCAGGTGACTTTAGTGAAAAGCTTCCTAGGCAAAGCCAACACAGCTCCCTTCACATCCCAGGAGAGGAGAATCAGCTCCCATCCCGAACCGAACCCTCACTCCTGTGCTGTCAGTTAGCATGGCAAGACCCCAAATACCTTCGTTCGCAACCTCTGGGCAATTTTCTcaaatttgcctttttcatgGAACTTAAAGGTGCGTTTCTGACGCTGGGCTGGGGTTATGGAGACCCGGGGGTCAAAGTAAGTGTTCGACTCCATATCTTCCGAGGGCTTTTCTTTAAGCTGCTGTTTGAACTGCTCTCTCTTCACAGCTCTGATGTTTGCTTTTAGGGTTGGCATGCGGTGAGTCAACTCAATCTCTTTACCAGTCGCATCAACAGTTCGGCCTTGCTCATCCAAGATCAGTGGCGTAGGCTTTGTCTGATCCTTCAGCTCCACTTTCCTGGCAGCAAGAGACAATAACGTTGCATTAAAACGTGAGCACAAAGGAAACGTGAGCCCTGTTTCCACGGGAAGCACCAAAGTGGCCCACAGCTTGTGGAAGGCCTCCTTGTTATGTTAAATCTCATCTATGCTGCCAGCACGGACTTAAAGCTCGTGCGCAGAAGCTGGGAGTCTTACCCAAGGAAGGTGTAACCTCCATTTCACCTCTTTAATATCAGATTTGTTCCTTCAGCAGGCGTTAAGGCCAGCGCTAGGGAACCAACAGTGCTGGAGAAACCCTCGGTCAGACCCTCCACCGGTGTTTTGGAGTTAGGCTCACCAGGATCACACAGAGTGTGCAAGGAACAGCAGGTACTCACGGTGGCGCGATCCCCATCGCGTGCAGGTTGGCCAGCCCCACCATGTTGGCGTTGCCAATGAGCCCTGGTTTCAAAGCCAGCTGAGCCTGGATTCGGGCCTGCAGCTCCGCTGCTTTCCTGGCCTTCTCAATGGCATCGTTCATGAACGTCGCTGCCTGCGAGGGCTGGATCGTGTTGCCGATGGGAAGGCGTTCCGATTGGGATGAAGAAGAAATTTTGGGCTGttgacagaaaaggaagttttgtGAGGTGCGTGTTCTAGCACACTAAAGTCAACAAGTCATAGCTGAATCTGCAGGATTTGCCTGTGGCTGCCAGTAGGTACCTGTGGTGTCGGTGGACTGATGAAactcagctgctttttcctctcttcaatCTGCCGGGTGGCTGCCTCCATCATCTGTTTGATCTGTGGAAAGAGAATTGGACAGtgaatttttcttccctttatcAGAAGGAGGGAAGGGGTCCTCAGCACCCCGTTACAGCTGCAGATGCAGGCAAGCCAGCGTAGCGAGAATGATATTGTATCAAACGGAGTGGATCGACAACCTCCAGCTGTAGAGAAGGAATTTTACCATGCAGGCACTCTCTACCAAGACCTTTCACAAACATCCAAACTTCCCTCACTCGAAGGCTTCACATCATCGTTAGCCTAACGCACAAGCAGCCGTGAGCCTTGTGAAATGAACACAGCAAGCAAAGGACAGTCAAAAGCAACTTGCTGTTTGCTCGCTCAGCTTGTGAGGTGAATTAGGATACAGTAAACACTAAACCATGTTGGGATTCAAGATCTCAGCCACGGGCAGCTCTGTTCCGGGGCAGAGCTCATGTAACACAGCCTAACCTGTAGCTTGGTCAGCATCCCAGGGCTCTCCGACGGTGGGCCTGGAATGACCTCAGGCTCATCCTCAACCTCCTCGAATCGCGGTATGCGCCGCTTCTTGACG
Encoded here:
- the PRPF3 gene encoding U4/U6 small nuclear ribonucleoprotein Prp3 isoform X2; the protein is MLTKLQIKQMMEAATRQIEERKKQLSFISPPTPQPKISSSSQSERLPIGNTIQPSQAATFMNDAIEKARKAAELQARIQAQLALKPGLIGNANMVGLANLHAMGIAPPKVELKDQTKPTPLILDEQGRTVDATGKEIELTHRMPTLKANIRAVKREQFKQQLKEKPSEDMESNTYFDPRVSITPAQRQKRTFKFHEKGKFEKIAQRLRTKAQLEKLQAEISQAARKTGIHTSTKLALITPKKELKEGEIPEIEWWDSYIIPNGLDLKGGTSSKQDEYFGITNLVEHPAQLNPPVDSDTPVTLGVYLTKKEQKKLRRQTRREAQKELQEKVRLGLMPPPEPKVRISNLMRVLGTEAVQDPTKVEAHVRAQMAKRQKAHEEANAARKLTAEQRKAKKVKKLKEDVSQGVHIAVYRVRNLSNPAKKFKIEANAGQLYLTGVVVLHKDVNVVVVEGGPKAQKKFKRLMLHRIKWDEQTSNTKGEDDDESDEESVKKTNKCSLVWEGTAKDRSFGEMKFKQCPTENMAREHFKKHGAEHYWDLALSESVLESTD
- the PRPF3 gene encoding U4/U6 small nuclear ribonucleoprotein Prp3 isoform X1 — translated: MSLSKRELDELKPWIEKTVKRVLGFSEPTVVTAALNCVGKGMDKKKAADHLKPFLDDSTLRFVDKLFEAVEEGRSSRHSKSNSDRNRKRELKDVFGDDSEVSKESSGVKKRRIPRFEEVEDEPEVIPGPPSESPGMLTKLQIKQMMEAATRQIEERKKQLSFISPPTPQPKISSSSQSERLPIGNTIQPSQAATFMNDAIEKARKAAELQARIQAQLALKPGLIGNANMVGLANLHAMGIAPPKVELKDQTKPTPLILDEQGRTVDATGKEIELTHRMPTLKANIRAVKREQFKQQLKEKPSEDMESNTYFDPRVSITPAQRQKRTFKFHEKGKFEKIAQRLRTKAQLEKLQAEISQAARKTGIHTSTKLALITPKKELKEGEIPEIEWWDSYIIPNGLDLKGGTSSKQDEYFGITNLVEHPAQLNPPVDSDTPVTLGVYLTKKEQKKLRRQTRREAQKELQEKVRLGLMPPPEPKVRISNLMRVLGTEAVQDPTKVEAHVRAQMAKRQKAHEEANAARKLTAEQRKAKKVKKLKEDVSQGVHIAVYRVRNLSNPAKKFKIEANAGQLYLTGVVVLHKDVNVVVVEGGPKAQKKFKRLMLHRIKWDEQTSNTKGEDDDESDEESVKKTNKCSLVWEGTAKDRSFGEMKFKQCPTENMAREHFKKHGAEHYWDLALSESVLESTD